One part of the Phoenix dactylifera cultivar Barhee BC4 chromosome 4, palm_55x_up_171113_PBpolish2nd_filt_p, whole genome shotgun sequence genome encodes these proteins:
- the LOC103714210 gene encoding probable inactive ATP-dependent zinc metalloprotease FTSHI 1, chloroplastic isoform X1 — MAPSNLLSPATTAIGDFHLPPRVFLHSRRGTAAALLQLRRASVPLRSRSNPPRKTPPFRRSFVVLQKLDADRNGGGSGGDDFITRVLKENPSQVEPKFLVGDRFLTLREKQRSGKAPEFRVHQLLKRLLGESGVKKEGDEGGGDRGGEASSPVYLKDILREFRGKLYVPEEVFKGNLSEEEEFERNLKELPAMRFEDFQKHLVAGKIKLLTSRSEVGSPPDIGYRDFVVDLKEIPGDKSIQKTKWTIRLSASQARAVMEEYMGPQYEIEKHTTSYVGKLLAYPHPVASSISSRVMVELGMVTALIAAAGAVITSFMASAVFAVTSFLYAATLYVVWPLARPFVKLALGIVFNIAERIWEYIIDIFSEGGIFSKIYEFYTFGGVSASLEMLKPIMLVFVTMVLLLRFTLSRRPKNFRKWDIWQGIEFGQSKPQARVDGSTGVKFSDVAGIDEAVEELQELVRYLKNPELFDKMGIKPPHGVLLEGPPGCGKTLVAKAIAGEAGVPFYQMAGSEFVEVLVGVGSARIRDLFKRAKVNKPSVVFIDEIDALATRRQGIFSESTDYLYNAATQERETTLNQLLIELDGFDTGKGVIFLGATNRMDLLDPALLRPGRFDRKVRIRPPGAKGRLDILKVHARKVKMSPTVDLSTYAQNLPGWTGAQLAQLVQESALVAVRNRHDSILQSDMDDAVDRLTVGPKRLGIELGHQGQCRRAVTEVGVAITSHLLRRYENAKVEFCERISIIPRGQTLSQIVFLHLDEESYMFERRPQLLHRLQVLLGGRAAEEVIYGRDTSKASLKYLEDATCLARKILCIWNLENPMTIHGEPFPWIKKPSFVGPRLDFEGSLYDDYGLIEPPINFDLDDRVAQRTEELMRGMYGKTISMLRRHAAALLKTTKVLLDNKEISGDQIEFILNSYPADTAVKLVLEEKNPGSLPLFEVDGDRDMVLSPLLPMKEAAQ, encoded by the exons ATGGCTCCCTCCAACCTCCTTTCCCCTGCCACCACCGCCATCGGCGATTTCCACCTCCCGCCTAGGGTTTTCCTCCATTCTCGCCGGGGCACCGCAGCTGCCCTCTTGCAACTACGCCGGGCTTCCGTTCCCCTTCGGTCCCGATCCAATCCGCCGAGGAAAACCCCTCCTTTCCGTCGATCTTTCGTTGTCTTGCAGAAGCTCGACGCCGATAGGAATGGCGGCGGCAGCGGTGGTGATGATTTCATCACTAGGGTTCTGAAAGAGAACCCTAGCCAGGTGGAACCTAAATTCCTGGTCGGCGATCGGTTTCTTACGCTGAGGGAGAAGCAGAGATCTGGTAAAGCTCCCGAATTTAGAGTACATCAGTTGTTGAAGCGGTTGCTGGGTGAGTCGGGGGTTAAAAAGGAAGGAGATGAGGGTGGTGGGGATAGAGGAGGGGAGGCGTCCAGCCCAGTGTATCTTAAGGACATTCTCCGGGAGTTCAGGGGCAAACTTTATGTGCCGGAGGAGGTGTTCAAGGGGAATTTGTCTGAAGAGGAGGAGTTTGAGAGGAATTTGAAGGAGCTTCCAGCGATGAGGTTCGAGGATTTTCAGAAACATCTGGTGGCTGGAAAGATTAAGCTGCTGACATCAAGATCGGAGGTTGGGAGTCCTCCTGATATTGGGTATAGAGACTTTGTTGTCGACTTGAAGGAGATTCCTGGGGACAAAAGTATACAGAAGACTAAATG GACAATTAGGTTAAGTGCGAGCCAAGCACGGGCAGTCATGGAGGAATACATGGGTCCACAATATGAGATCGAAAAGCATACCACG TCTTATGTTGGGAAATTACTAGCATACCCTCACCCCGTGGCCTCCTCTATATCTAGCAGAGTGATGGTTGAACTTGGGATGGTAACAGCTTTGATAGCTGCTGCAGGAGCAGTGATTACGAGTTTCATGGCATCTGCAGTTTTTGCTGTAACCAGTTTCTTATATGCTGCTACTTTATATGTTGTCTGGCCTTTGGCCAGACCTTTTGTCAAGCTTGCTCTTGGTATTGTCTTCAATATTGCTGAAAGGATTTGGGAATACATTATTGATATATTCAGTGAGGGAGGGATTTTTTCAAAGATATATGAGTTTTACACTTTTGGCGGTGTTTCTGCTAGCCTCGAGATGCTGAAACCAATCATGTTAGTTTTTGTGACAATGGTTCTTCTTCTTCGGTTTACTTTGTCAAGGAGGCCAAAGAACTTCAGGAAATGG GATATATGGCAAGGTATTGAATTTGGACAATCCAAGCCACAGGCCCGAGTTGAT GGTTCTACAGGAGTCAAATTTAGTGATGTGGCTGGGATTGACGAAGCAGTTGAGGAACTCCAGGAG ttgGTTAGATATTTGAAGAATCCAGAATTATTTGACAAGATGGGAATTAAACCTCCTCACGGCGTTCTTTTGGAAGGTCCTCCTGGATGTGGAAAG ACTCTTGTTGCAAAGGCTATTGCGGGTGAAGCCGGGGTACCATTCTATCAAATGGCTGGTTCTGAGTTTGTTGAAGTCCTAGTTGGCGTTGGTTCTGCTCGAATTCGGGATCTTTTTAAGAGAGCCAAA GTAAACAAACCATCAGTTGTGTTTATTGATGAGATTGATGCATTGGCAACTAG GCGCCAGGGGATTTTCAGTGAGTCAACTGATTACCTTTATAATGCTGCAAcacaagagagagagactaCGCTTAACCAGCTCTTGATAGAGCTTGATGGTTTTGATACTGGAAAGGGTGTTATATTCTTGGGTGCTACCAATCGTATGGATTTGTTAGATCCAGCACTTCTTCGACCTGGCCGCTTTGACCGCAAG GTAAGAATCCGCCCACCGGGAGCAAAAGGGCGATTGGACATCTTGAAAGTTCATGCTCGCAAGGTCAAGATGTCACCAACTGTTGACCTGTCAACTTATGCTCAAAATTTGCCTG GTTGGACGGGAGCTCAGTTGGCACAACTGGTGCAAGAGTCTGCTTTAGTGGCTGTCAGAAATCGACATGATTCAATTCTCCAGTCTGACATGGATGATGCAGTTGACCGGCTGACAGTAGGACCTAAACGTTTGGGAATTGAATTAGGTCATCAAGGGCAATGCCGGAGGGCTGTGACTGAGGTTGGAGTAGCAATAACATCCCATTTGTTGAGACGATATGAAAATGCAAAAGTTGAATTCTGTGAACGTATTTCAATCATTCCTCGTGGCCAg ACGCTCTCTCAAATTGTATTTCTTCATCTTGATGAAGAGTCATACATGTTTGAAAGGCGGCCACAGTTACTGCATCGTCTTCAg GTACTATTAGGAGGAAGAGCTGCTGAAGAGGTTATTTATGGTCGAGACACATCAAAAGCATCCTTGAAGTATCTTGAAGATGCAACTTGCCTTGCTCGTAAAATTTTATGCAT TTGGAACTTGGAGAATCCTATGACCATACATGGAGAGCCTTTTCCTTGGATAAAGAAACCAAGCTTTGTTGGTCCTCGTTTGGATTTTGAAGGATCGCTCTATGATGACTATGGTCTTATTGAACCTCCAATTAACTTTGATTTGGATGACCGAGTTGCTCAGAGAACTGAAGAGCTGATGCGTGGCATGTATGGGAAAACAATTTCTATGTTGAGAAGGCATGCTGCAGCCCTTCTGAAAACAACAAAG GTTCTTCTGGATAATAAGGAGATCAGCGGagatcaaattgagttcattctAAATAGCTATCCAGCTGATACTGCAGTAAAGCTTGTTTTAGAGGAGAAAAATCCAGGAAGCCTGCCCTTGTTTGAGGTGGATGGGGACCGTGATATGGTGCTGTCCCCCTTGCTCCCCATGAAAGAGGCAGCACAGTGA
- the LOC103714210 gene encoding probable inactive ATP-dependent zinc metalloprotease FTSHI 1, chloroplastic isoform X2, whose amino-acid sequence MAPSNLLSPATTAIGDFHLPPRVFLHSRRGTAAALLQLRRASVPLRSRSNPPRKTPPFRRSFVVLQKLDADRNGGGSGGDDFITRVLKENPSQVEPKFLVGDRFLTLREKQRSGKAPEFRVHQLLKRLLGESGVKKEGDEGGGDRGGEASSPVYLKDILREFRGKLYVPEEVFKGNLSEEEEFERNLKELPAMRFEDFQKHLVAGKIKLLTSRSEVGSPPDIGYRDFVVDLKEIPGDKSIQKTKWTIRLSASQARAVMEEYMGPQYEIEKHTTSYVGKLLAYPHPVASSISSRVMVELGMVTALIAAAGAVITSFMASAVFAVTSFLYAATLYVVWPLARPFVKLALGIVFNIAERIWEYIIDIFSEGGIFSKIYEFYTFGGVSASLEMLKPIMLVFVTMVLLLRFTLSRRPKNFRKWDIWQGIEFGQSKPQARVDGSTGVKFSDVAGIDEAVEELQELVRYLKNPELFDKMGIKPPHGVLLEGPPGCGKTLVAKAIAGEAGVPFYQMAGSEFVEVLVGVGSARIRDLFKRAKVNKPSVVFIDEIDALATRRQGIFSESTDYLYNAATQERETTLNQLLIELDGFDTGKGVIFLGATNRMDLLDPALLRPGRFDRKVRIRPPGAKGRLDILKVHARKVKMSPTVDLSTYAQNLPGWTGAQLAQLVQESALVAVRNRHDSILQSDMDDAVDRLTVGPKRLGIELGHQGQCRRAVTEVGVAITSHLLRRYENAKVEFCERISIIPRGQTLSQIVFLHLDEESYMFERRPQLLHRLQLVQNYHEVGFIVIIFSSTI is encoded by the exons ATGGCTCCCTCCAACCTCCTTTCCCCTGCCACCACCGCCATCGGCGATTTCCACCTCCCGCCTAGGGTTTTCCTCCATTCTCGCCGGGGCACCGCAGCTGCCCTCTTGCAACTACGCCGGGCTTCCGTTCCCCTTCGGTCCCGATCCAATCCGCCGAGGAAAACCCCTCCTTTCCGTCGATCTTTCGTTGTCTTGCAGAAGCTCGACGCCGATAGGAATGGCGGCGGCAGCGGTGGTGATGATTTCATCACTAGGGTTCTGAAAGAGAACCCTAGCCAGGTGGAACCTAAATTCCTGGTCGGCGATCGGTTTCTTACGCTGAGGGAGAAGCAGAGATCTGGTAAAGCTCCCGAATTTAGAGTACATCAGTTGTTGAAGCGGTTGCTGGGTGAGTCGGGGGTTAAAAAGGAAGGAGATGAGGGTGGTGGGGATAGAGGAGGGGAGGCGTCCAGCCCAGTGTATCTTAAGGACATTCTCCGGGAGTTCAGGGGCAAACTTTATGTGCCGGAGGAGGTGTTCAAGGGGAATTTGTCTGAAGAGGAGGAGTTTGAGAGGAATTTGAAGGAGCTTCCAGCGATGAGGTTCGAGGATTTTCAGAAACATCTGGTGGCTGGAAAGATTAAGCTGCTGACATCAAGATCGGAGGTTGGGAGTCCTCCTGATATTGGGTATAGAGACTTTGTTGTCGACTTGAAGGAGATTCCTGGGGACAAAAGTATACAGAAGACTAAATG GACAATTAGGTTAAGTGCGAGCCAAGCACGGGCAGTCATGGAGGAATACATGGGTCCACAATATGAGATCGAAAAGCATACCACG TCTTATGTTGGGAAATTACTAGCATACCCTCACCCCGTGGCCTCCTCTATATCTAGCAGAGTGATGGTTGAACTTGGGATGGTAACAGCTTTGATAGCTGCTGCAGGAGCAGTGATTACGAGTTTCATGGCATCTGCAGTTTTTGCTGTAACCAGTTTCTTATATGCTGCTACTTTATATGTTGTCTGGCCTTTGGCCAGACCTTTTGTCAAGCTTGCTCTTGGTATTGTCTTCAATATTGCTGAAAGGATTTGGGAATACATTATTGATATATTCAGTGAGGGAGGGATTTTTTCAAAGATATATGAGTTTTACACTTTTGGCGGTGTTTCTGCTAGCCTCGAGATGCTGAAACCAATCATGTTAGTTTTTGTGACAATGGTTCTTCTTCTTCGGTTTACTTTGTCAAGGAGGCCAAAGAACTTCAGGAAATGG GATATATGGCAAGGTATTGAATTTGGACAATCCAAGCCACAGGCCCGAGTTGAT GGTTCTACAGGAGTCAAATTTAGTGATGTGGCTGGGATTGACGAAGCAGTTGAGGAACTCCAGGAG ttgGTTAGATATTTGAAGAATCCAGAATTATTTGACAAGATGGGAATTAAACCTCCTCACGGCGTTCTTTTGGAAGGTCCTCCTGGATGTGGAAAG ACTCTTGTTGCAAAGGCTATTGCGGGTGAAGCCGGGGTACCATTCTATCAAATGGCTGGTTCTGAGTTTGTTGAAGTCCTAGTTGGCGTTGGTTCTGCTCGAATTCGGGATCTTTTTAAGAGAGCCAAA GTAAACAAACCATCAGTTGTGTTTATTGATGAGATTGATGCATTGGCAACTAG GCGCCAGGGGATTTTCAGTGAGTCAACTGATTACCTTTATAATGCTGCAAcacaagagagagagactaCGCTTAACCAGCTCTTGATAGAGCTTGATGGTTTTGATACTGGAAAGGGTGTTATATTCTTGGGTGCTACCAATCGTATGGATTTGTTAGATCCAGCACTTCTTCGACCTGGCCGCTTTGACCGCAAG GTAAGAATCCGCCCACCGGGAGCAAAAGGGCGATTGGACATCTTGAAAGTTCATGCTCGCAAGGTCAAGATGTCACCAACTGTTGACCTGTCAACTTATGCTCAAAATTTGCCTG GTTGGACGGGAGCTCAGTTGGCACAACTGGTGCAAGAGTCTGCTTTAGTGGCTGTCAGAAATCGACATGATTCAATTCTCCAGTCTGACATGGATGATGCAGTTGACCGGCTGACAGTAGGACCTAAACGTTTGGGAATTGAATTAGGTCATCAAGGGCAATGCCGGAGGGCTGTGACTGAGGTTGGAGTAGCAATAACATCCCATTTGTTGAGACGATATGAAAATGCAAAAGTTGAATTCTGTGAACGTATTTCAATCATTCCTCGTGGCCAg ACGCTCTCTCAAATTGTATTTCTTCATCTTGATGAAGAGTCATACATGTTTGAAAGGCGGCCACAGTTACTGCATCGTCTTCAg CTGGTCCAGAACTACCATGAAGTGGGTTTTATAGTCATCATCTTCTCTTCGACTATCTGA